The Anguilla rostrata isolate EN2019 chromosome 1, ASM1855537v3, whole genome shotgun sequence nucleotide sequence tttgtaaataaaataacatctaaaagcaaatatttctcgaataatttttcttaataaaaattaaaataaaacattattattattatgaaagtGTTATTAAGGTGAATGAATACATAAGTATGTACATAAAaggtggcacacacacataccaaggAAAGGAAACGTGAAAGAAGAGGGAAGTGACAGGGgagtaaacaaaataaagacatgAGACTTGTAGGAAGGGAAGAATATATAAATTGGAGAAAGGGACTAATTCTACAGACATGGTAAATGCAGGCCTAACTTGCTGCTACATGAATTAAAAAAGAGTTGGTTATCAAATATGACCCCCTGGCTTTCTGCAGTGGAAGTGTTCTGAGTGAACCGACCTGTGTAGAATCCTGTCTCAAAGAGATCTTGCAATAGGAAAGACGTGCAGGGAATACAGAGCAGGTTAAACCAGGTTAAGTTTCAGGGTAAGCGTAGTTCAGCCATCCAGCTTGAGGTGTCCTTCAGGCAAGCTAAGATGCATTGTGACATCTGATCGTCAGACAGAGGAAAGAAGAGGAAAGCCTGAGTGTCATTAGCATAGAAGTGGAAGACATGACAGAACCAAGagattgtattttaaaaaagaggaggggggccTAGTACAGAACTAGTAGTAGAAAAGATAAATACCCTCATAATGTTGCGTTCACCAAAACCCATGTAACTTCCTAATGCCCACTTCACATGCAGAGATATAATGCATGCATCATTGGCCATATTACCAGATATACTTGTTATCTCTTCCATTAACCCAGAGTAATATGGCATACAAAATTATGGCAGAAATGTATACTttagaaatgaataataaatatttgtcaGTATGAATCTTACTCGACAAGGCATTTGATTAATTCATGGtgaggaaatctttttttttttgctcatcaACATAAATCTGTTGGGTTGACTGGTTCTGATGAAGCAGATATgttttataaatgcataaataaactaTGATCATGTCCTAAAtgttaaatacacatacacaacaatGGAACACACATActtggaataataataatattttaaagggaatctttttccacacacagctgcaacAATAAATTTGACCTAAATCTGACCAGACTAGCAGGGTTAGCATTAGATGGCCACCATAGAAAGGACTGAAGTCCTGCCCTGTTAACAACATGTGTCAAGTTACAGTAATCATACCATGCCATACCACCCAAGGAAACATTATAGCAAATAGGATTCCTATGCCCATGGTGTTTAATACTTTCTAGGGTGACCTTCTAGTAACAACTGGCTACTAGTAGGCCAATAAACATGGAAGCACATATGATTCTGTATatgaaaattacaaataatgGCCTACATGTCGAAAGTGTCTCTAAATCTGCAAAGAAAGGacaattttttcaaaaatggaatatttttaCAATCCAAAGTAATTTCTGAAAACCAACCTTTAGCAAAACAGATAGCAAATCCTGCATGAAGAAATTCTGTAGAAGTAGACTTTAGACGTCATTGTGACTATTAGTGAGGAGAGGTAAAACATGTAgcactaaataaaaatgaaatggcactTCCTACTTTATATACTGAACCTCATTGTCGTGAAAATGCATTCTTTGGGTTGCTCTAATGTGAACTGATGCCAAGCAATGCTAAAGATAAACCCATTCCTGATGATATCATTGTATATCTCACTGTAATAGGGGCTAAAAATGTTGACTTGTATATCACACTGTGTTAGTAGCAACTAGCTGTGTAACGTATTGCTCTTACAAAGATAAATGCCGCTTTTCAGTAGAAAACAGGCATGTCTGGGATTTGATTTGCTAATTTTATCCACACGTGATCACTTCGAGCTCAAATGGTGCTCAGGCCTATTTGAATGTTCCAAAGttgtcgtttttatttttatttgagttGTAATAGCAATTGCTGTCGATATTGAAAAATATACGGGTACcgtaagacaaagactcaggcATGAAGCTAGCCTAGCAAGCTACGCAATCACATGGCAAACGATTCCTGATAGTTGTCCTTGCCATTCGGTGATCAATTATCAAGATCGGCAGGATTCGGCTGTGTTCGGTTTTCGAATTTGTAACATTCCTCTTTTGTAACCGCGCGTGGTAGAAGGGCATTGGGACAATGTTCTCAGTTATTTAAATGGATGCATCTTGTGTTTTTGCAATTTAGCAGAAACTGTAGCGCACTTTAAAGGATAGCTACGTTAGACAAACATATACCGATCCTTCTCATGAATTCGAGCTCGGCAGTAATTTTCGTTAGATCATTAACAATTGGCTTGAGAAAGAAGAGGAATGCATTTTGCTGATTTCATAGCGGGGTCTGTTGGAGGTAAAACACCTTTTTATATACCATGGTTCTCTACTATAGCCGATCTGTGATGTAGGTGATCCCGTGACCGGTTCTTTGgcagaacatttcattttaacagtcATACACCCAGAGAGAAGTGAGGTCATCGAGACTGTACGAGAAGCGTAATTACAGCCGTTAGCAACATAGCATGGTCTTGCTAACAGTTAATGTGGTTACCgcaacaatatttttcattcatccaGGCTAATATTGAACAGTTCGCCATTTAGCCATCGTAAGTTATCATAAATTAACTGATAGCTAAACACTTTAGCTTCTGTTAAGACTGGCTAGCTTTCGTTCGCCgaaaaaaaatagcctacagACTATAATCTGATTGTGCGATTTGTTATGTTGGGTATTGCTAAATATTTAGCAAAATGTTTGGCAGGCATTATACTGCACAGCcacatgtgtgtttgattgTTTACCGAAGAAGATTAACACTGAATCTAAACGTCCTTTGTGGTCACTCTGGCCTACAAATTCTCGGGGAAATACAGTAGGACTATGCTACACAATGCGAGCATACACTGAATTCCTGGTGCTTATATCTACGTCCAGATAGCCTAACAGtagaaaacagatttttaaacatttttatgtcaTATATTACGTTAGATATTGTACCATATCTGTGGAAACAGGACTGTCTATGCTTTGATTAAGATGATCTAAAACTATACAACTGCACCGATGTGTTCTTGAGGTCTCAGACCACTGACGCTCTTATTGGTTTAGTGGCAGCAATCTAGTGAGGTATTCGAGGCAATAAAACTCAGCAATCTTCTGTCATTAGCCTAACTGACTGAATTTATAATTGAGTATGGATTTCCCTGGGCAGGTCTGCATACAGCTTTTTCAGTCTATTCACGTGGTTAGtgttgcatgcatttttattacagttgGCTGAATTCATAAAACCATATGCTGTTATAGTTACTTTTTCACAGAACCGCCACATTTGAGTTACTAATTGTAGCTAAGAACTTATAATGATGACAACGAAGTATGAAGACAACATTCAGTTTGGAGTCTTAAATAGGCCTAATAgtggtttttaattaattttggtaGTATTTCATATTGTGGCGATTTTtgaaaccaaataaaatatattaacctAAAACTTCCTTATACATTATGAAATATCAATTAAAACGTTTGACATGTCATATGTTGGAGATCTGTGATTTGTTTCCTGTTTGACAGTGTTTCCTTTGGCGCCCCTAATTCAAATTCTAGTAGGCCTATGAAGCTAAATACAGTCTCAAGACAACAAGAACTGAATATTTTTGCTATACAAAATGATCAAATATTGCCgatacttataataataataattccccccccgccccccacttgGTTTGCCATAAAATATTGCAGTAGTATAGCTGACATGTAAAACAAACATTCCTAAGGTAGCAAAGTATTACATTAGGAGAATACATAAGCTACATTTCTTCATCAAATAGGCTAAATGTACTAAATTAAGTTTCTTAATTTTAGTGGTATTATTCATGTCTGTGGGGAGCCTAGCCTGCAGGGGGAATGTAGGTAAACATGTTCTGTACCTTACTGCAGGTTTGTGGTTACTGTGTGAACAGCCCAGTGCGGCGCCATCTTGTTTACCACATGAGGGCCAGCACTGTGCATTCAGCATCTGCTTGTTCCACTTAGATTTAGAAGTCGTTTGAAGGTGTCTTCCTGTGACCTTCTAGAGTCTGTGTTTGAGGGACAAACCAAGAGATGTGCTGCTTCCCACGCAATAAATTAGCATTAATGGCTATGCCTTATATTTGTAATGGCACAGGTTATTCCTGGGCCAAGGCATTCACAATGATGTACACCTGACTGAGCAAGTTCACAATGACCTTGTGTCTCCCTAACTATGTAACCTCACTGGGTGCTTATTAACATCTCTTAAGCTTGAAGGCAAATCCAAATCTTGTAGTAAACTTGTTTTGGTCTTCATTGTCAGACAGTTTTGTTCCTGCAATAAAGGGCCACTaccaaacagacagacattgaGGTGATGCTTtaacagagttttttttttttgcgagacTGCCTAAACATGAGTTTGACTTACCAAGACATTTTAGCAGATTTCTTTACGCAGATTTTCTATATCAATTTGGAAGGTTGAATTCACCCCATATCTGTAGCATCCTCCATAAATATGTGAGAGTGCAGACTGGCACAATAATAGTTATTTTATGAGAACGCAAGTGAATTTGGAAATGTCCTGTGTTTCAAAGGGGCAGCATTCCATGGGATAGCACAACCACTGGCTATGGCTGTGTGCTCCTCTGTGGGGCAGTCctcactggcacagtcaggactCCAGACCTATGGGCAACATCTTATCAGGTTGAGCCACTCAGCCACCTTTTTAGACAACCTTTCCATGTAGCCTTGAATGCGAGTGTTGGTGATACAGAGTGGTGTTATAAGAAGTGGACATATCTCTTTTCACACAACCTAAGCCTGACTCAAGACTCATATttacacactgagaacattagGTGGTCAGATATATGACAGAATTCTAGTTTATGGTTAAATAATGTCTATGATGTCTCTATTAAGTCATACAAGCAAACAAATCTTGAGGTAGCATTGTAAAAGTATGGCTATATGGACTGTGAAACATGCCAAGCACATAGCAGGTAGCTCGACAGTACAATACTTGTAAGACCCTTTGCATGCAAATGGGCAGGGCTTGGGAcagagatttcattttttactgtcattgtttttcaCAGGGGCCCTGGGAGTGGCTGTGGGGTACCCCTTGGACACAGTTAAGGTAAAGCTACCTATACATTTGAGAAATGTGTGTAAGTGTCTGTTTATCTAGCTACATGGAATGTTCTTGAAGATTAAgtgttttttcatattcacaTATGTGCAGGTGAGAATACAGACCCAAAGGAAGTACACAAGTGTTTGGCAGTGCATTCGCAACACCTGTAAAACCGAAGGGGTGAGCACGACAGTTATCAGTGAAATTCACTGCTTTTTTAGTCCGGCTTATTTGGTGTGATGGTTGTAATTCACTGACCTTCTCCAGGTGAATGGCTTCTACAAGGGGCTGTCCATGCCGGTCACCACTGTCTCCATAAGCTCCTCAGTGGTATTTGGGACCTACAGGAACTGCCTGCAGTGCCTGCGTCAGCTGCGCAGCGGCAGTTTGGATGCCCCGCCCTCCAAGCCGGACATCTTCCTGTCCGGATTAGCTGGAGGGGTTGCACAGGTAATGGCCACACTTGTCAATGTGATGCAAATGAAATTATGTTGAACGGCCAGTTGCCCCATTAACAATAACTGTGAAATTGTCATTGTACATTGGTTGCTTTCATATATTTCTTGATTTTCTGTTGATACATATAATAACTAAtttcttgtatttttaatataagaGCATTTTGTCGTATTTGTCAGTGGTAATATCAGGTGTATGAACTTCCTTTCTTTTTACTAGAGGTAATGTGGTGATCAGAAAATGAATAGACCTGAATGGGTttctgtgtatatttatgtgtacaTTCTAAACCAAATTGTATATTTGACTGTGATGACTGATTGGATCGTGCTTTTCATATTGAAGGCCAGCACCCACAGCTTGAGGAAGCAGTACAGAATGATTAAGCTCAGCCCACTTATTTTGCAGGCCTTGACCTAAGGAATATAAGATATAACGGACAAAAATTGGTTATATTTATCTACCCCTCGAAGGTATCAGTGATGGCTCCGGCTGACATTGTGAAAGTGCGTCTTCAGTGCCAGACAGCGCCTTATCAAGGCTCGGCCTCACACTCCAAACCCAAATACCGTGGGCCCCTGCACTGCCTGCTGTCCATTGCCAGAGAGGATGGTGTGCTGGGCCTGTACAAGGGCGCGAATGCCCTAGCGTTGCGTGATGGCCCCTCCTTTGCCACCTACTTCCTGACTTACAACATCATCTGCGAGTGGCTGACACCGGCTGGCCAGAAGCAGCCAGGTAACCAAAATGTGCAAGTTACCAAAATATGCAAGTTCAGCAGAATTCAAAACGGCtgatatgtgtatgcatgcgggGTCCTCCAGGTTGGACGGTAGTTCTGCTGGCCGGTGGGTTGTCGGGGATGTGTGGCTGGACGATCGGCACGCCGATGGACGTGATCAAGTCTCGCCTACAGGTGGACGGGATGGGGAAGCGGAGGTACAAAGGCTTTGTGCATTGCATTACCGAGAGCTTGCGCAAAGAGGGACCCGGAGTCTTCTTCAAGGGCCTGGGGCTCAACTGCATGCGTGCCTTCCCAGTCAACATGTCCGTGTTCGCTGCGTACGAGCTGGTGGTGCACATCCTCAGGACATCACCCTAGACCGTTGGCGCTCTGGCCTGATTGCTGGTTGCCAGGACTGCTTGTAGGTCTGGAAAAAGTGCTCATATAAGATCAGTTTTAAAGGAAATGAACCTAATGGCAGGAGTTACAGATGCTGTTTCTCGGGGTggtcattaattcattaatttattatgtGAATTTAATATCATTTGAATCAGTTTTCTGATTGTCAGtattattgcagttttattaacATAACGGTACTACAATAGTTCACCCACTAATTTGTAATATTGACAACGACTGAATTACTGCAGCATAATTGTTGCTGGAATGATAACACTGAACTAACTAGTCAAAACTGACTGATATATCCACAGTTAAGCCTGGGACATGTTCTTAgactttttaaacaatttgtttatatattgGTGCACTTATTTATTGTATGCCTGGAAGTTTCATTTCACTgttgcacacatttacactgaatTTGAATCCTGGGCCAATTTATATTACTAAGCGTGTGTGATACAAAAGTATAtctacacattaaaaaaaacacttttcagtAGGAATACAAGTGAGAGTTCTATTTCTAGTACTCATCGTTCAGGCATTTCAAAAGATATCACAAAATTCAATATCAAATTATAAGGTAAGACTGCAACAGTATTGCTTTCTTAAATGTCCGTTGATTGTCGTTAAAAGCCTTCCAACTACTTGTACAATAGTATATTGTATTTTTCCAGTTGAGCAAGTTGCATCACTAAATTAGTTAAAACAAACTGGTATACTGATCGAGTCTTGAAGTGTACTTGAACATGTTGTACTTGAACATAGTACTGGCTTACATTTGCTGTCATATCTCAGGTATGGAATGCCTGAGCGGACCTGTTTCAGGAATGTACTGTCAACATGCAACTTGCAGTTTTGTCATTCGTAAGCAGCCAGCCGATAGTGAGCCATGCCCATTAAGGCCATGCGGCTGTCTGTGCAAAGGAGACTGCATCACCTCATTGCTTTCTAAGGGAAATATAGGAAATATATTATTACACATGAAGAAAAGCTGATTTAAAACTGACTTTTAAATGACTGAGAAATTTGTAAACTGTGATTGCCAGAAACAAAACAGGGTTTGATTTTGTGgcgatttcattttttaatgatgtgaAGACTTAATTCtataaaatatcttttcaaAGATGGGAGCATCTTattgtgtgattttaaaaatgtgtgtgaaaaagaaatgtgtgtgaagaaaaaaatattatgcagatccattatatttatgtatagaCATAATATATTACTTCTCTAAtctatttaataaaattgttaACAAAAGGGTAAATGTGAGTGAAAAGGGAAATTGTATGTACTTCTGTACAAGCAAACCATGCCTGTGTCTTGTCAAAATCCACTTCCACGAATTACAACATAACTTTCAAGAAACCTCAGTTTCACTTCTCAGAATTTTCTGTCTGCTGTGAAAAAGCATTCCACGCATAAAATGCCaatctaatttttttattactgcatATCCTCACATGGAGATGTTGACGTACAATGCAGTTGTGAATTTTTGCTGtgaatttttaatcatttaaagtAGTTGATCATCTTTGTGTTCTGTACAATAGCTGACACATCATGACAGCTAGTAACACTGAAAATAAGAGGACAAGAAGACGGGGTATTTTAACAGGCGGTTTATTAGACATGAACTGTACAGCTGGGGACATGATCTGGATGCATTGCGGCTCTGGGAAGCAGCATCACGTGCCTGGGTGCAGAGGAAGCTGCTTGCTTGGAAAGTGTCGGGTGGAAATTACATTGCAATTTGAATCGCGATTGCTAACTCACTCTCTCAAAATTCTCTCCCGCTAGTAGTTAAAATCTAGCCGGCGGGGAGTCATAAACTGGCGGACGGTCTCCTCTGTGACTTGCTTGCGTCTCTCTTGGTGAGCCGTGATCATGGGCTGCAGGGTCTCGATCAGACACTTCTTCAGCTCTCCTGTTAAAAGGGCTCCACTGCTGTAGTCctagagggaaagagaaagtaaCTTCATCACATTTATTGTAACTAATATGCGTTGCAGCATGTTATCGGATGCCCTTACACTTGGGAGACTGGCTCAGGGATACTGCTTCACACAAGATATAAACATAAGAACAGGTAGCATTCATcctctcatacacctgggacacgcacaaaaacaaaggtctgcacatgagatgaatcccatattggtttttttgtaggaacatttttaagaacaaaagtaagaataatttaagaaaagttgaATGAGGCTCATTATCTTGAATGGCCAGAGGGGCCTGGGAAGGCAATGCTGATAAAGAGATACTAGTGtatctgtggtgtggggatagctggtttaagcagccacacctgctctgggtcaagctaattagacttggccaattggttaagaatttgataattggccaggctaattggacccgggaacaggagtggctgcacctgtgcgtagtgaggtaatcactgcgcacaggttaaatctgccgtCCCCACTCTTACAAGGGAGAGCCTCTGTCATGACTGTTTTACAGCTGCtccttggctgtaacatcttgcaaCCCTTAAAAATAAACGTGGACTGCTtgatcatctccctgtgtctctgtgctggagggccccttggaaagccacttcggtggcctgtggcaggcttgtttgccacagtaTCATATAGGCAAAATGTGCTGCATCTCCCCTCACCTGCCGGATCTTCTCCAGCTGCTCGTCGTCCTCCAGGAAGAAAGTCAGGTACATGAAGGACACGTCCACGTCCGTGTTCCCACCTTGCTTCCTGTGCTCCTCGATGGTGTCTTTCCCTCCCGAGAAGGCGTGCTTGTTTATCTGTGCCATGAGAGAGGTGACAAGCTTTGTTTGCTTGGGGGGTTTTTCCACTGCTGGAAGCATAAATGCCATACACAAGCCCACTCAACCGGACTTTCCATTAACTTTGGCTTAAAGGTGTGCCTTGGTCCAGGAAGGAACTATTGGTATCTGGGTGAGACCTGGTGTCACGTGTTCATACCAAAGATATTCCATAATGCTTATCTGCCTACAGTATTTCATTCTCAGCCACCTTTTCTTGCCAAGAGGGAAATCTAAAGGTTGTGTACTGAGGCGCCCTTTCCACCTCTAATAACCCTGAGTTGTAGTTATTAACATGTGGATAtgtaaatctggccctcaaatcctaATCTAGCCATGgtttttttacagaattaaCTGAACAGTTAGCATTaccgattggccagactgtcttcacacctgacttccACGTAAAGGGATGGTGGACaaccagcagttctcagccCTGGAGGaccgtgatttgagtaacagagTATTAACATGTACACTGACTGAAGAGTCCACCCTAGGCTTTCCTCAGGCTTTCAGAAAGGCGGCAGACAGCCTCAGTCTAGAGGAGGGACACCACTGTCTTTCACCCCGGCTGTTCGCCTCTGAACCTGCGCTGTTGTGTTCTGCGCTGCTACCTTGTTCTTGATCTGCTTGGCGGTGTCAGTCAGGAAGATGGAGGAGTTGGGGTCACTGGCGCTCATCTTGGtctgcgccccctgcagggcggGGAAGAAGGTCGAGTGGAGCAGGGCTGGTTTAGGGTAGCCGATTCGAGGGGCGACGTCACGGGTCATTCTGAAATATGGGTCCTGGGGTGTTGAGGGAGGATCACAGTCAGAGATacagagagtcagagactcTGGCAATCAGAAAATGCATTGGCATGGGTTCAGTGCTGCTCTAGATCATGTTAACATAGTCAAATGCAACAGGGTCATAAGGATGTATTTTTgagaatttaaaatgaattcattaagaCAGCTGCTTTTgatgtaataataatgtcacGCGCCATCGTGACagccctgggagggagatgcggcagccgagaccaatccggttCACCGCCACACACCTCCAACCCGAGAATGCTGCCGAAGGCCAATTTGGCTCACGCCGAGCCCGCTTCCTCCCGGGCACCAAAATGTCACATGCCAGCGTGACACCACTGGGAGGAAGATGCGGCAGTGCCTCACGGGTTCCAGCAAAAAAAACCAAGACAACAGAAAGTGAAACAGAGCGCCAACTTTTCAGTGCCCTGTTCTGTAGCTGGGCAGATAAAAGTAAGGTTTAAAATTACAACACAATGTACAATAAAAGCAGCATAAAAGGGAAAATGAACAGTCAATAGCAATATAGAATATAGAAGAATAAAAGGcaatattaaaacacaaagaataaaacaaagacaaactaaccacagtaaacataaaacataaaataaaaggaaattataAAATAGAGCGTTAAGACCTGacaattaaaaaggaaaaatcacaGCAACTAGCTATCAGTCATTACAGGCGATTCTGTAAAAACGTTTTTTAGGCCAGTAGGCAGAGACTGTATCAGCAGACCTAATATTGTATGGAAGGCTGTTCCAGAGCCTAGGGGCCATTACAGCAAAGGCCATTACATCACCTCTTGATTTTAATCTAGACTGTGGAACAGCCAAAATTCCAAGGCTTCTCAGATCTGAGGCCTCTGGGGACAATAAGGAGTTAAAAGTTCACAAATATAATTGGGTGCCAAACCATGGAAAGCCTTATAAGcaattaaaacttaaaaatttATTCCAAAAGCAACAGGCGCCCGGTGCAGAGAAGCCAGAATTGGGGTGGTATGGGAAAAAACGCTTACTGAAGCGGGCTGACTTACTGaaactgtttaaataaatttatgGCATCGTCCGCATTGAAATAACTGACATCTTGTCTGCGAAAGGATATTAGGCTACTTCTGGATTTCTCTTtgaacacacaaaataataaacaggCTAAGTCTAAACaagtacaaatgaataaataaacaaatgaaacacaatCTAAGATTTAAATCCTTTAAGATGAAAAATCAAACATTTGTCTTGTGTCTTTTCCTGTACAACAATAATTAACAGGCCTATAAAACAAATGCTTAGCCTATGTTAACCACAGATACTGTTACTGCTTTCACATGGTAAGCAGTTATTCAGCCTTGGTTGTGGGAGAGGAGCACATGTTTGTCCACATTACTTGGGAGACGTGAACCTCTTCACCGTGTTTCGGTTTCGTTTTTACCACACCAGCGCAAGCTGTCActtcaaattttttaatttctagCATGCTTTATCTAGTCTTGCAagaatataaaaattatatttataattccCATTAGGCCTATTTAAAATTCCCTATTTTAATGTAAACCGTGAGATAGATTCTATTGCGTTTAATTCTGTTTCTGTAATGCACattctcttaaaaaaaataaataaataaaaattgctcAGCTTAAGGAATCTCAGTCGACTGAGGGGCCTCTTTCAGGGGGCAGCCCTACATATAATACTAAcctatatatacaaaatatattaatattaaatccATAATAGGTCTTTGTTTGACCAAATAGGTTTTTCTTTTGCCTTACACTTCACATTCTATTGATTAATGGCTTACCGATACATTCAAGTTTGGATTGATATTAGTATTATGCAAAATACATTATGAATTCAAACGCAGCAACTGCGAATACAGATAATGTGACAAAACGAAAACTTTACAGAAAACTTTCCACTGCCTTTAGGCAAACattcacaaaatacaaatcattttaaagcaaaCTGTTGTTTAACTCCATCTTTCACCATTATGTGAGTTTTCAAGGACAAACTAAGATAAGCTAAGATAAATGATTTAATGCCATATTTAGAAGATGTATCCCTCTCCTATTTACTTCCTCATCTCTGAACGGACATATCGTCTTGGAACAAGAAATTGTTCCAGACGGCAAAATCTTTAAAGGTATACACCGGCCACAACCCAGGACTATGACAGGACAAAATAATCTGGGACAAAGCAGCTTTAGACTGTTTTCTCCAGGAAAACCAGACTGCCAAATTACATTTGCCTACAAAAATTGTTGTTTAACTTTTAATATAAAACCTGTCTGTGAAGTTAGACTGTATCCATTTGCCGTTTGTGGTTAATGGTTATTCATGCAGAGGGGAGCTCTGCGGTTCTGCGTTGAGGCCGTGTCTGTTGCGTGTGCTGACCTGATCGATGGCGCATGGGATCAGGCACTGCACGTCCTTCCTGCCGTTGAAGATCTGGGGGAAAGAGGTGCTGAAGGAGGGCACGGCCTGGATGGCCGGGAAGCTGATCTTGCCTGGGGTGAGatcggaagagagagagagagagagcgacggggggagaaagagggagagaggagcgtcATACCTCGCAGTAGGCTGGCAGTCTATGAAAAGTTATTCTGAACTTGGTTGGGCATTGGGCTTTCACAAAAGGACGTCTCTGACTGCCCGATGAGCCTGCCTGACAAGAAATGAGTTCTGAAACGGCAAAACCAAACTGGTGCCTCTGCATCCGATGCAACAAACCTTTGGTCTGCCAGAAAGTAGATATACCATTGAAAATTCTCATTaaagtgggactgtgtgtgtctcagttcAGAACATAACCTTTAGAAGCTCTGTGCTTGTAGGACTGACTGTCATAGCTCACACCTGCATTGATCTGTGGCCTTTACATATAACATTTTTAGGTGCTGGTGTGGCCAAGGCTCAGATAAACCTGAATCTGGTTTAGATATGAGGACATTTTAAATAGACATTATCACAAAtttcccccacacaccacaaagCAGGCTACAGAGGATACATTTTAACCAA carries:
- the slc25a47b gene encoding solute carrier family 25 member 47-B isoform X1, translated to MHFADFIAGSVGGALGVAVGYPLDTVKVRIQTQRKYTSVWQCIRNTCKTEGVNGFYKGLSMPVTTVSISSSVVFGTYRNCLQCLRQLRSGSLDAPPSKPDIFLSGLAGGVAQVSVMAPADIVKVRLQCQTAPYQGSASHSKPKYRGPLHCLLSIAREDGVLGLYKGANALALRDGPSFATYFLTYNIICEWLTPAGQKQPGWTVVLLAGGLSGMCGWTIGTPMDVIKSRLQVDGMGKRRYKGFVHCITESLRKEGPGVFFKGLGLNCMRAFPVNMSVFAAYELVVHILRTSP
- the slc25a47b gene encoding solute carrier family 25 member 47-B isoform X2, with protein sequence MGNILSGALGVAVGYPLDTVKVRIQTQRKYTSVWQCIRNTCKTEGVNGFYKGLSMPVTTVSISSSVVFGTYRNCLQCLRQLRSGSLDAPPSKPDIFLSGLAGGVAQVSVMAPADIVKVRLQCQTAPYQGSASHSKPKYRGPLHCLLSIAREDGVLGLYKGANALALRDGPSFATYFLTYNIICEWLTPAGQKQPGWTVVLLAGGLSGMCGWTIGTPMDVIKSRLQVDGMGKRRYKGFVHCITESLRKEGPGVFFKGLGLNCMRAFPVNMSVFAAYELVVHILRTSP
- the slc25a47b gene encoding solute carrier family 25 member 47-B isoform X3; protein product: MPVTTVSISSSVVFGTYRNCLQCLRQLRSGSLDAPPSKPDIFLSGLAGGVAQVSVMAPADIVKVRLQCQTAPYQGSASHSKPKYRGPLHCLLSIAREDGVLGLYKGANALALRDGPSFATYFLTYNIICEWLTPAGQKQPGWTVVLLAGGLSGMCGWTIGTPMDVIKSRLQVDGMGKRRYKGFVHCITESLRKEGPGVFFKGLGLNCMRAFPVNMSVFAAYELVVHILRTSP